The following proteins are co-located in the Triticum aestivum cultivar Chinese Spring chromosome 1A, IWGSC CS RefSeq v2.1, whole genome shotgun sequence genome:
- the LOC123187126 gene encoding dof zinc finger protein DOF2.4 has protein sequence MIFPPSFLDSSSWNDNQHAHHQQVAAASCGGGAGDGGCNNHELLQPSIMQQGTLAEGGDGGGSGGQVVGPAKPMSMSERARLARVPLPEQGLKCPRCDSANTKFCYFNNYSLSQPRHFCRACRRYWTRGGALRNVPVGGGYRRHAKRAKPKQAAAAAAAGAPAASGAASGGSTTSSTTSACTTMSNPAPVLPAMLQNGGGGNLSGLLPPLLRLADFDAMSLGSTFSGMGKPSPVDSPAGYYLGGGGGGAVPGLEQWRVQQMQGFPFFQAMADQQHTLTPAAAPAMAMPGMFHYLGLGNGGDGRGVHEDDGGDQQFHHAMPSKRECYPRSGSIAMYGGDHHLTAGAGYTSSYSNAATGNHLL, from the exons ATGATCTTCCCCCCTTCATTCCTGGATTCCTCGAGCTGGAATGATAACCAG CATGCTCACCACCAGCAGGTCGCGGCCGCAAGttgtggtggtggcgccggcgacggcggctgcAACAACCATGAGCTCCTGCAGCCATCAATCATGCAGCAGGGGACGCTTGCTGAAGGTGGGgacggaggcggcagcggcgggcaGGTGGTGGGGCCGGCGAAGCCCATGTCCATGTCGGAGCGTGCGCGGCTGGCTCGGGTGCCGCTGCCGGAGCAGGGGCTCAAGTGCCCGCGCTGCGACTCCGCCAACACCAAGTTCTGCTACTTCAACAACTACTCCCTCTCGCAGCCGCGCCACTTCTGCCGTGCCTGCCGCCGCTACTGGACCCGCGGCGGAGCGCTCCGCAACGTCCCCGTCGGCGGCGGCTACCGCCGCCACGCCAAGCGCGCCAAACCCAAGcaggcggccgcggccgcggcagcgGGGGCACCGGCGGCCAGTGGCGCCGCTTCGGGTGGGTCGACCACGTCATCGACGACTTCCGCTTGCACGACCATGTCCAACCCGGCTCCCGTGCTCCCGGCGATGCTGCAGAACGGCGGTGGTGGCAACCTGTCCGGCCTCCTGCCACCGCTGCTCCGCCTCGCCGACTTTGATGCCATGAGCCTCGGCTCCACCTTCTCCGGCATGGGGAAGCCGTCCCCGGTCGACTCGCCAGCGGGCTACTacctgggaggcggcggcggcggtgccgtgCCCGGGCTGGAGCAGTGGAGAGTGCAGCAGATGCAAGGCTtcccgttcttccaagcaatggcCGACCAGCAGCACACACTGACCCCAGCTGCAGCGCCTGCAATGGCCATGCCGGGGATGTTCCACTACCTAGGCTTGGGCAACGGTGGTGATGGCCGCGGCGTCCATGAAGACGACGGAGGAGACCAACAGTTTCATCACGCGATGCCGTCAAAGAGAGAATGCTACCCGAGATCAGGCAGCATCGCCATGTACGGTGGTGATCACCACCTCACTGCTGGTGCTGGCTACACAAGCTCCTACTCCAATGCTGCCACAGGTAACCATCTCTTGTGA
- the LOC123187137 gene encoding uncharacterized protein, whose protein sequence is MKFRVVCRKLYDYVRYDLKEIAFPSSLPDPPGTKRRPKLTLKEKWCILKEATRLYGASWVRDIGPELRPNDYKKVKEESEPNSTKDGKTKSEPSLLEDLAVAAKGGAETLKPALRRIYMTRASTYTSAVKNYVETYQEGLKDVLDEKVAGKDHQQGNEPRGPSTPPPPPPPPSSS, encoded by the coding sequence ATGAAGTTCAGAGTTGTTTGCAGGAAGTTGTACGATTACGTGAGGTATGATCTTAAAGAGATCGCCTTCCCATCTTCTCTGCCAGACCCTCCGGGCACCAAGAGGCGTCCTAAGCTCACACTGAAAGAGAAATGGTGTATCCTCAAGGAGGCAACCAGGCTCTATGGGGCTTCCTGGGTCAGGGACATCGGTCCCGAGCTCAGGCCAAATGATTACAAGAAGGTCAAAGAGGAATCTGAGCCTAACAGCACCAAGGACGGGAAAACTAAAAGTGAGCCTAGTTTGCTTGAGGATCTTGCAGTGGCAGCAAAGGGCGGGGCGGAGACCCTGAAGCCTGCGCTGCGGCGCATATACATGACACGCGCCTCTACCTACACAAGTGCAGTGAAGAACTATGTGGAGACCTACCAGGAAGGGCTGAAGGATGTCTTGGACGAGAAGGTTGCTGGAAAGGATCACCAGCAAGGCAATGAGCCAAGGGGACCATCGacaccacctccaccaccgccaccgccatcatCGTCATGA